From the Papaver somniferum cultivar HN1 chromosome 2, ASM357369v1, whole genome shotgun sequence genome, the window TTTTATGCTTTAATTGGCTGACATTAACCTCTATATTTGTTTACTGAACACTCTATGTTTTTCAAAATACTGAAATTTTATAATAGGTGGATATATATGTTCACATCAGCCTATTGAAAATGttctttataatttttgttaggcTTAAATTGGCCGATATGAACATTCATATATGTTGACTATTGAGTGTCTGCTTCAATCAAAAGTTACAATTGTATCGTGACGGCCGATTAAACTTCCTAAAATTATTAATGAACTTATAGTTTATAACTATCCTATTGTAACCTAGAAGCGGTCAATATAAATAACTATAATTCTCAATTGTAGCGAGAAAACCGAATAGGTTTTTAGTCTCCAAAAAAGTTATAATCTGTAGATGTTTTATATAGTACTTGCTGATTATGTGTTAATACTTTTCATCCACGAATAACATCAAGAGAAACCtgcaggtatgtgaagactgaaccttTCTTATTTACTCAAATATTTACAATTCAatctatgagactaagtcgtatgacTAACTGGACTTTAATTTATAACAAAATagaaatttcaagtcaagtttatcttgttgaatatttttctcgaaatatgaattAATCTATAAGACGGTCATCTACTTGATGAatagttaagaacaatttattatttatgaATTAGATTATGATTCGAGTTAATCATTTGAATATAACCTGGTTAAATATATAACAATGATATGTGTAAGATTATAATTGatattattcaggaatgtttcatattttgtaaaagggtcgcaACTTTATTATCTAATTGGGTCTGGGTCGTAGAACATGCAGTTGATGTATTTGGGTCGTTGATTGATCAAAGACCGTTACATAATGTTATCTGACTTTTTTGTATTTACCAAACAACCTTGACCATACATATACCAGCGTTGACCGTTTAAAATTATCAAAACATTTAGGTAAAATATCCTTTTCCATCTTCATTCAATTCTAtgaatttttgttcttcttattttCGTCGATCAACATCATGGGAGATTATGTGAGTTCTCTTTCTTCTTTCACTTTCAAGTTCCATTATCCCTTTCTTCTTTTTCCCTTTTCAAGTTTCATCAGCTCCTTTCCTATCTATAAATTCAtgacccatgttttattaggaaaaaggaaaagaaacaagaaacaaTCAAACCATTAATAAATCCCCAACGAAAGAGGGAGGAAATTCGTCTTCTGAGTTCAATAgataaaaatcaaaccaaaagtaTTATTCGAATCAAAAAAAAATACCCCACCAAAACCCTATAAACTCTAAGATAAACTTATGAGATCAATAGATACAAATCAAACCAAGGGGCTTATTCAAATCAAACAATGATTTTAACTGATCTCCAAAACCCTATACTCTAACGAAATCACCTGATTTATTGTAGCCACTGAGAAAAAACACCTAGTTTAGTACGAAATACAACGGAGAAGAATATTAATAGTAATTTTATCATGGGTTCGGCGGAAGAAAAATTGTCTGAAAATGTAGCGAACATGTTCGATGAAATGTGGTTGTATAGCATGGTTAGTTATTTAACAAAGTTAGTCCATAATGTTATTTTCACTATTTTTGAAGGGAATTATAGTAATATATTGGACAGTCAAATTCAGTCAACAACCCAAATGCATCAACTGCATGTtctacgacccagaccctaattagatATAAAATTTCCGAcctttttacaaaatatctcaacTGATTGTTGAGAATTTTTTGAACTAATGAAATCTGGATACAGGGACAGTACACATATAGGTGTAACTGTTTGGTTCCGGATCAGGGTACACGTACCAGCGTAGGTCTAAGTTTGGTAATGACTTGTTGGTACACATATCCGGTATGCATACCAAAAGTTTTGTTGCTCGTGAACACAAGGGTGGTACAGTACCCAGTATGTGTACTGAAACGCCCTGAGTTTTAACCgccttaagggtacacatacccgttaCACGTACCTTGGCAGAGTGTCTCACGAATTGCAACCAGTACACATACCCGATAGACGTACTTACCAGTCGAATAGTTTCAGATGCACTTCAAagtatttctatgagatatttggcatttgaacaactctctaaaacacATATAATACATAATTGACCACTTATTAAGTTATGGTTGTTTATCAAGTTAAGTCTAAAGTGTTTGATGAAAACGGCTAAACTTattatgttcatatggctaactttggctAATTGTTCTTGAATAAATTCATTGTACACGGTTTGGTTATGGTTCATCCTTATCCAAGTGTatattctaattttttttatctcaagataaaccatctaatggtggagaatGATCACTTGATTACCAAGTCATCATAGCTTGAATATCAAGTCgaatttcatctaacagtgaaaagTCTCTGCTTAATTACAAAGCTATCGTATCTTAATTCGTAAGCAACCttcgatcttgaaagtctatataaagagaagCTCGAGCAGCTGGGAAACTTTAATCCCCACACTTCCATGTGTCTTAGTTggtaactagagtcgattctctcttaacctaggtttccagtgtttctgagaaacataattaggtttaacgacttaaagacttcgcttagggattcttgaagccaggtctgactatcctatctttgatagttcatgtattCTAATCATACTACTGTTTGTTTGAGCATTCGCTCCAACCGGTAAGattgatagaaatcacaaagttctttgtctcagactttgtgattccaaaataaatTATAACTAAGAAATTCTTCATTGCTATCTAATTGTTGGTtttcttgtgaggtgaataataatcggGGATGCTCTTCGAGAGTCGTAAGTACCGGATTTTTGAGGTTTGCTGGACTCATTCTACTGCAAATGATTTCCTATCTCACCTGATCTAACGATTGAACAGAAAtcaaaataggcttatctgtgtaGACAGATTGGTTTGTAAAGTCTTCGCTTAGGTTAAAGCAACCCTTAGGatgtaaatgacgtcatctaagggaatcaattatgcATAATATTGTgatattcaagaggcgtaaggagcacgaatGTAACTGAATCATTGTGACGGTGAATTCGGTTTCAATTACATTTAGGTCCGAAGCTAtggatagtaggctagagtctgtagcggcttaatacagtttggtgtttaaatatggacgaggtcccgattttttttttgcagttgcagtttcctcgttaacagaacttctgatgtttgtgttatttctttcccgcattatatttgtttatctatataattgaaatatcacagttagtAAGTTAATTAATCAAACTAGATATATCCATCTTTGttttggacattgatctttggaatcgccaagtactctcacagtataatcaggttcacagacttttttGTGTTTTActactgattgtgagagaaagagataaagactcctatattattccttgattgagttttattaAGTTGTAAACCTcgtaattataattgattttaGTCCATTCAGGTTACCGAACGAAAACGTTTGTGGTGTACTTGTACCCCGGttcttttcagttggtatcagagcagacaaacacgttaagacctcataagtatgtgtttgaagcaatctgattacGTGGATGATTTTATCTCCGATAACGCTTCACTAGTTTTTGATCTACACAACTctgagtgtgttctagaaaccatcgatgatGTTGAGGGTTTTGATCTAAAGAAGATCATCGATAATCTTTATCGTGAAAAACAACGATTTATAAGGAAAATCGATGGACTTTATTGTGATATATATAAAGGTCTATGATTTTCGTGAAGGTTCTGAAAAGGAAAATACTCTTCAAAATAAGTTAGATCAACAAATCTAGATCTTGTTGCAAGGTTAGCCGAATCCATATCTTCTCTTGCACaatataaggatttgaagtctgtaaaAGAATCTTTAAAGGATTTAAacacttcttttaattatttccCGAAGAATTATCGTCGGTTAGGTGACAAACGAGGTCTAGGATTTGTGAAACATGATATGACTCAGAATTGTTCTAAAGAGCTCAGGGATATATACTTCAAATCTGATGACTCATGTCTGTTTTGTAGTTCTCGTCATAATCATTATCAACATGTATGTAAGCTTTTTCGAGAAAATTTAAAGGTTGCTAGTACTCTACATAAGAGAGctgataaaaaaaattctaatctTAAAATTTTTACAAAACTGACAAGATATCTTGTTAGGGAAAGTAATGTCGGTATGAGAGCCCTTGATTTAAGGTCAACCTCTCTTTTTCATTGGTTTCTCGACAGCAGATGCAACCAACATATGACAAGTGATATTTATTGGTTTGTATATACTAATGATTTTGAAGGAGGGCATGTGACGTTCAAAGACGGAGTTGTTGCTATATTAGCAAAAATGGGACGATCAAAATTCCTGGAGTTTCCTAAAATTCATGAAGTCGTATAcgtcaaaggtatgactgctaatcttctttatgTTAGTCAAATTTGCTACAAATGCGATAAAGTTGTCTTCAGTTCTAAAGGATATGATATTGTAGACAatactggaaaagtaattttccGAGGTACTCGTggaaaaaataactgttatcttaacaaagaacttgtcattggtgtacccaaaattaatgttaagattgatggtgtctgtggtgcctgTCGAAAGGGTTAACAAGCAAGATTTCCACATAAATCACCTCGAGATATTTTGACTAAGGCAccacttgatttaatttgtaTGGATATCTTCGGACATATTCAGCAACCTACTATTAGTGGGAAGAAGTATTCCTTGGTTATGGTTGATGAATACACAAGATTCACCTGGGTGGTgtttttagctcataagaatgattATAAGAAGAAGTACCctaagtgaattcaagattatagTGCAtaaaatccagaatgaacaaggttgcaaactaaagaaaattagaagcgatcgagGAACTGAGTTCAAGGACACCAAAGCGTTCAAATTCCATGATAaattggggattattcaacaatattcaccactcataactccacaagctaatggagttgcggaAAGAAAGAACAGGAATATTCAGGagatggccagggtaatgctccataataaAAACTTACTATTAAAGTTTTGGGGAGAAACTGCTTTCAcatcatgttatttgatcaatcgtgtcTACTTATGGTCACGAAtcctaaatactccttatgaaTTATGGTATGGTAAGAAACCCAACATACATTATCTTGGTGTGTTTGTAGTAAGTACtatattctaaaagatcgagaacaaagacggaaatttgattctaaaagtgGTGAATGAATTTTCCTTGATTATGCgtctgacagtcgtggttttaGAGTATACAATCTCAGAACCCATGTTATGATGAAATCATCAAATGTTATTATTGATGATTTGAGCGGCTTTCGTCACAATGATTTTCCTACTGAATTGCCTCCTTTGGAAACAACTAAGAAAGTCAAATAAGTTCCAAAATTACTGGAAGTTATACGAACAGTTAccgatcctgatatttctagtgacgaggagaaaataCCTAACCAAGGTATTCCCTTTGAACGTGCCACGCTGCGACATTtgtgggttcaaaggaatcatgatacaaACGATATTATTGGAGGCACAAAATCCACTGCTAAAACGAGAGGacaaattcaaaatatttgcaattttggatgTTATCTTTTGCAAGTGGAACCTAAGAACATTCACGAAtctcttagtgatcccttttAGGTGAAtgtaatgcatgaagagttaaattagtttcaaagacaagatgtatggtaACTCGTACCCCTACAACATAAATATTGTTTGTACAAATATTATTGTTGGTCACGCCTAAGAAAATCCAATTCGAGTTGCTCTTTCGAGTTCACAGCTCTCTTGAAAACATACTGCCACCCATTGTTGCCAATCATAACATCTAttgtggagttttttttttttctttagctgCTTTATACACCTCTAGAAATAAATCTTGAAagcatatttcatccatccagtTCTCTTTCCATATTGTGAAAACTTTCTTAAATACATTATATTTGAAAACATGAGAAAATAGAGAAGGAGGGTGATTTTTCAACGGCTTGGACTAaaatctaattttaatttcttcaCTAGTTTCAGGTTATTtcttaatcaattttttttattgatccagtGTCGGTGATGGGTGGTTAGTATTTTTCTTAAATTCATCAAATATAGTAGTTAATTCTGCCATTGATGGATCTTGAAGCTCAAAAAATAATAACTTCAGATCTAAAAGAGTGGGAACCTTGATTGACCTTATTTCTCTTCCTTAAGTTGAACATTGTGATGATACTACAAAAATGATTCCTGGTGAATTACTAGATAATAGTTTGGATGAATGGAAGTTTAGTCTTATAAAAAGGTTGAATTTTCATAAATTGAAAATAGAGCTTGATGATAAGGTTTTGAAAGATGAATGGAAGTTAAAAGGAAGTTCTCAACTGATTTCAtttggaaaagttttttttttttgtcatcaaACTAGACAACAAAGATGATCAAAAAAGAATTTGGAGTGTTAGTTTATGGCGGGTAGAGAATCAGCTTGTGAAGATCTGGGAATGGGAACCAAACATCATGccagaaaatcaaaaaaattccaCTACTTTTGTAAGAGTTGATTTTCAAGGTTTATGTATTGAATATGGAAGCAGTGAATAATTTTATCCATTGATAAAACAATTGGCAGACCAATTCAAATTGATGAGACAACTCAAAAGCGTGAAATGGGTTATTATGCAAGTGTGATGGTAGAAGTCAATTTAGCTAAAGAAATCGTTGATAGAATTTGGATTGGCACAAAGTATTGGGGATTTTATGAAGGAATTAAAATCCCTAAGGTTCCAAAATTCTATGGGACACATCGTATCTGAATGCAGGGTTAATAGGAAAGATATGAATAAGCCAAAGGAAGAGGAAATTGTGGATGAAGATATTAAATATATaaataaagtcaaaaataaaTATAAGGAGGAGAAATCTTTTGGTATTTCCGGTACCAAAGATGATGTTACCATTGAGAGCATTTTTTTGGTGGATGCTAGCATTCATGTTACCACCGCGAAAGTTGGAATCAAATTATCTGAAGCTTTCCATGCTCTTAAAGACATGGAGGATGATAGTTTGATAACTGAAATTCCTATACATGTAGTAAGGCTCTTGAAATTGTCTCAAGCACTTCTTTTGACGATGTTGCTAAAGGGGTTATTTGTACGGTTTATAAGGATACTGCTTTtgtaaaagagattaataagaaaaATACAAAGAGGTCTATGAAAAGAAAAGAGTCTTTCTCGCTTGAAGATACTCAGGAAGGTCGTGTGATGGGTTGTGAAATAAAGGTTCAATTGTCGCTTAAAGTGGCAAATAACACGTCTACAGACCCGTCCATTTCCTCTGTCTTTGAGACGTATATCAGATTCCATGAGATTGAAGATGAGAATGAGGTTGTTTCAGTTCCCTTAGTGAACAAAGATGCAAAGATCATCATCTCAAAACCGACTTCGTCTGCACCAATCTTAGGATGCAATACAAACTCGAGCCAAAAGTCTATAGCAACAGGCCTCTTTCAAAATGGTATATTAAGTTCCAAAAAGGCAGATATGTCTAAGGGCATGTTTGGTATCATTATCAAAAACAGTTTTAAAAAATCATTTTCTACCATTTTTAAAACATgcattttttccttgttttcattttctattaaACTTTAAATAGGTATTTGGTAGGAAATTTAGAAACCATTTTTAAAAACATAATTTCAAAAATTAGTTAtaagcagcaacaacaaccaATAGTTCATACTATTTATTTTGGACATTGAAGTTAATGGGAGATTGAATACTTGAGTAGagaaaaattaaccatggaaGAAAGTTTTGAAGAGATCATACCACCTTTGTTTTACCATAGCCCGGAGATTCTTTTCattcgaagagaagaagaaaaataaaacaatgaaaacaacaatttgtcattttcacttttttgttttcaaaactagaaAACAGTGGAAAAATGTTTTCAGATAAAATGTCTACCAAACGTCTGCTTTTAGTGTTTTATGATTttactgtttttaaaaacagaaaatggTTTttaaaaactataccaaacatagCATATATCTCTCGATGATCTTCATAAATTTTAGTTGTTAAACTCACGGATGCAGGTTCTGTACGTTTAAGTTCCCCACTTCAAAAAAAAAGGTCGAAAAAAGATATTTAACGACCTTAGGAAAAAATCATAAGGAACACATCATAGAGGGGTCTTGATTGTTCAAGTTTCGGTTATTGATTCTTGGTATTTTAAGATGATTATTCTTCTTGTGTAGTTTGAACTTCTTTTAAATTGTATTCGCCCATGCACAATTCGGGTGCATCTTAATCTATATCCTATTGattgatcaaaaagaaaaagaattataGTTAAACGGATGCTCTAGACCCATAGTAGCACCAAATTTCCTTTCTTTTGACAATTTAACTCACTTTGAAGTAGAACACCATCCATTATCTACATGGGAATAGCAAGTacactaagagcatctccaataataGGTCAAAAAAATTCTACGTGGATGTCATTGTTAGACCTCCATTTGTTTAGATTTTATCCCTAGATCTTAATAAAATTCTTTATACTAAAACTTATCTCTAGTAGTTAAGGTCATACCATGTGTTTTAGATTTAGATAAACACTGAAAGAGCCCTGCTGTGATTACCAATTAGGTCATACCATGTATTTTAGATTTAGTTAAAGTCATACCGTGTATTTTAGATTTAGATAAACACTAAAAATCCTACTGATTGTGTTCATACGAAAAAATGAGAATGCATCGCCTTTGATTGTGATCATGATTACCAATCAGACAATCATAATTATCAAAATGATGGCGTTACTAGAGGGACCAAgataaaactaaaactaaataaAAGGATGTGAAAGCCGAAAATAAaggaataaattttttttaatatttagatATTATCTCGAGATGTGAAATCCAAAGGTTATAAGGTGCACCCTTACGAAAGTTGTCACGAGAGTGACCTCGTCACAGCATGACTCAACACTAAAAAAGTAATATTTAAAACAATTCCGTATTAAAAATCATTTTTTCTATATAAAATTGATGGCATGAAATTTAGTTAGGGTTCATTCTAAAGGTGTAGTTAAGACTTTTTTTAACACCTTCATATTCAGTATTTGATCCCTATTAGTTTGTTGGATCTAACTATTGGAGATGCATTTATACTAAACGGTGGTTTCAAATCCTAAGTGTCATTCAAAAATAAAATGGTTTCTCCCTCTGTTGGAGTAAAAATTAAGGATAATTTTTAAGATGCAGTGCAAGTTAGTGTTGGAGTataaaattaatgaaaatttTAATTGAATTGCTATTTCTTTCAGGTTCTGAATACAATAGCTCGTTAAAAATCAGTTAAAATGTAAGAGagtaataataaaaaagaatttACGCAAAAACTAGAAATTCATATGTAACAAGCGAATATGTTGAACCAGCTAGTAGTTTTGGTCTTAACTTGAGAGTCATCAAACCATTTTACTTCATCCCGAACTGTCGGCGACATCCTCGGTGAGTGCTCTAACCTAACTGAAACCTTCAATTTGTATTCATCTGctactttttgaatcaaattacaaactttcTCCTCTTCAGACATACAAACCGGCCTGTTTTCGGTAATCGACGAGTACTTAAACTTGACCACAATCTCCGCACTGAAATATCGCTTCTCAATTTCATCCAGTGTTGTCACTAGCGTCTTCGAGTTTCCCGTTGCTATAGAAGAATCGATAGCTTCAACAACAGTTGGAATGAAGCTAAACACCACACTTTGCTCCGGTTCTTTGTCAAAATAATCCACCATTGAATCAAGACGATGAGATATTTGACCATAATCTGCCACTTCTTGTCTCATGCGAACCATATTCCTTGCATGAATTCGCATTTCTTTGAGATTTTCCTTTTCGATTGCGTCCTTAGTCTTAAGCTTTTCGGGTTCTACTTCTTTCTCACGTTCTTTAGCTAGTGTCTTCAGATTTTCCGACAAAGACTTCAACTCTTcggttttgttttttgatttctcCAAACCTTGTGCCATTCCGATCGGATTGGTTATTGATCTTAAGAAAATGCTTCCTCAGGTGGTTTTCTTTCTATGAGTGTTTTGAGTGATGAAATCGTTTGAGGCAGTGGATGGTTTTATAAGGTTAGGATTTCCAAGAAAGCGGGAAGAAATTCTTTGCAAATTATGAAGCAGTAGGGTCATGGGTCCAAATTTTGGACGCTGACTACACGTCTTTATTGACTTCGATAGTGGCCAATTTATGTCtgcattttcaaagaaaaaatccaTCAACATGTAATGAAAACGTGGTGATAATAATATGTGGTTACAGACTGGTAGCGGTGGAAGCTAAATTAGTACTCTCTTATACATGCGATTGCTACTTTCAATGACTTTGCGGTTAGTAGACTCTTTGTAAAGCTACGTTATAAATAAAAAGGTATTATCTTTCGGCAAAAATGCTTTCAGAAGATCATCTTTCGGCGatcttttctattttatttattattagatTCTATTCTAAGAAACCATATTAGCCGAAAGACACTGATAAAGGCATGAACAAGTGACCACTGTAAACATCGGCAAAACCGACAGCGACAAAAATAGCCAGTGGACCTCGCACCCCTGAAAATTAGCAGGTGCCGAGTTATTTTGTGCTCCCGTTTTTGCCATGTCCACATTTAGTTCATTTAGTATTCTTGTTCTTCTAAATGGCAGTGACATGGATTTAGCTTATTTTCTGTTTTTAATGATGTGGCAACCAACAAAATAAAAAGTCTTTACAGACCGAGCATATAACCACACAAAAAATCCGCCACACACAGAGTATTTCCTACACGTCTTTTGAGGGACTAGGTTCACTGAGACCCATAAATAAATGAATCAAAAAATTGTGAGAGGCGATTTTATCTGGTTTTATTTCTCAGTCTCTAAAGAAGCAATGCGAACAAAAATACTCCCACCATCACTCAATTGTAATGTCAGCTGACCTGTCATTAAGTAGTTACCAATCAAAACTTTAATCCGGACACCCAAGATGCCAAAGCTAATTGTAATGAAATTTCCAATAGACTCCACGTGCACCCTCTCCCTCTGCCCCTGTCGCTATCGACTAATCAGATGTTAATCACTTACTCACTTAGTCAATTAGTAACATTttcgaaagaaaaccaaaaaac encodes:
- the LOC113351272 gene encoding uncharacterized protein LOC113351272; protein product: MAQGLEKSKNKTEELKSLSENLKTLAKEREKEVEPEKLKTKDAIEKENLKEMRIHARNMVRMRQEVADYGQISHRLDSMVDYFDKEPEQSVVFSFIPTVVEAIDSSIATGNSKTLVTTLDEIEKRYFSAEIVVKFKYSSITENRPVCMSEEEKVCNLIQKVADEYKLKVSVRLEHSPRMSPTVRDEVKWFDDSQVKTKTTSWFNIFACYI